In Archangium violaceum, the following are encoded in one genomic region:
- the rfbB gene encoding dTDP-glucose 4,6-dehydratase, giving the protein MNVLVTGGCGFIGSNLVRYLRRTRPDWKVVNLDALTYAGNLENLIDLEGDPGHLFVRGDILDQAFVERLMREHAIDAVMHLAAESHVDRSILGPEAFVQTNVLGTQRLLEASRKHGGIRRFLMVSTDEVYGSLGPTGAFTETSPLQPSSPYSASKTSADLLALAWHHTFGLDVVVTRCSNNYGRYQFPEKLIPLMVVNALHDKPLPVYGDGANVRDWLHVEDHCQALLLALEKGRAGEVYNIGGGAERKNIEIVKAILALVGKPESLIRFVKDRPGHDRRYAIDPSKSRAELGWTPAHTFERGLEETVRWYVDHRDWWQRVMSGAYRDYFDTQYRARLQVTG; this is encoded by the coding sequence ATGAACGTCCTCGTCACTGGCGGTTGCGGCTTCATCGGTTCCAATCTCGTCAGGTACCTGCGGCGGACCCGCCCGGACTGGAAGGTCGTCAATCTCGACGCGCTCACGTACGCGGGCAACCTCGAGAACCTCATCGACCTCGAGGGCGATCCGGGCCACCTCTTCGTCCGGGGGGACATCCTCGACCAGGCGTTCGTCGAGCGGCTGATGCGCGAGCACGCCATCGACGCGGTGATGCACCTGGCCGCCGAGAGCCACGTGGACCGCTCCATCCTCGGCCCCGAGGCCTTCGTGCAGACCAACGTGCTCGGCACCCAGCGCCTGCTCGAGGCGTCGCGCAAGCATGGCGGCATCCGGCGCTTCCTCATGGTCTCCACCGACGAGGTGTACGGCTCGCTGGGGCCCACCGGCGCCTTCACCGAGACTTCGCCGCTCCAGCCGTCCAGCCCGTACTCGGCCTCGAAGACGAGCGCGGATCTGCTCGCCCTGGCCTGGCACCACACCTTCGGTCTGGACGTGGTGGTGACGCGCTGCTCGAACAACTACGGCCGCTACCAGTTCCCCGAGAAGCTCATCCCCCTGATGGTGGTCAACGCCCTGCACGACAAGCCGCTGCCGGTGTACGGCGATGGCGCCAACGTGCGGGACTGGCTCCACGTGGAGGACCACTGTCAGGCGCTGCTGCTCGCCCTGGAGAAGGGCCGGGCCGGCGAGGTCTACAACATCGGCGGTGGGGCCGAGCGCAAGAACATCGAGATCGTCAAGGCCATCCTCGCGCTGGTGGGCAAGCCCGAGTCCCTCATCCGCTTCGTGAAGGATCGCCCGGGGCACGATCGGCGCTACGCGATCGATCCCTCGAAGAGCCGGGCCGAGCTGGGCTGGACGCCCGCGCACACCTTCGAGCGGGGCCTGGAGGAGACGGTGCGCTGGTACGTGGACCACCGGGACTGGTGGCAGCGGGTGATGAGCGGCGCCTACCGGGACTATTTCGACACGCAGTACCGCGCGCGTCTCCAGGTGACGGGGTGA
- a CDS encoding glycosyltransferase codes for MNRQGSKQSLVATVVKGNERSPAPQEKSDAPMGDVLPLRQKVASKPKPPKPPVKRQRASSTMDEAVQMRERLREMERKLTQLQATNNWLQSELNARELQVRNYRTHRAFEFAQELVDIKDDPTRAWRLPLAMAKLAVPKPARRWLDQNVMNPALKVSERLLEIALEQPLRSLPDPQPLVDGASALYRKVERNVFGNARLEPSRERWPASQPLVSVIIPCFNYGRFLPDALVSLDKQTLQDFEIIIVEGGSTDGTTQEQVLALEHRKVRKIFQPEPTLVGENRLAGLQQARGKYIVFLDADDMLAPTYLEKAVMALELLGVDVVYPSVQLFGRENRIWETAEKFSLADLCKTNTVATVAVFRYDTWKSRNIGYGSNKDGSIEDWDFWLRFAERGARGYKIREPLMLYRIHGNSLSDAIKPKLEQAYRKTLAAHRRYLGPRRVARITREQTQPIESLGPSPDLSRALLPARTSLRIALAQPWMVMGGSDSLMLQVFATCHSEDTRLTVYSTIDTPPSMGSSAGAFQRLTDDVFELSKELPDSAHDEAILHLLRTRQVNVLMLIGSARTYDLLPRIRRELPHIRVVDHLYNTVGHLQNNRRHAGEIDFHIVANEEVRDALLQGGESPERIRIIHHGIDMKRFSQDTVPYVAGGPPRLALAPGERLVLYSGRFSEEKGVLRFVEIVRRMRRDKHVRFAMTGDGPQRAEVEEFIKRHGLADRVELLGIVEDARPYLRRADVVVIPSDVEGLPLVCLESLALGTPVVASKVGALPEVIQTGRTGFLVPPTDVDGFVRDIHGALSLDSRRTRLARTCRQSVEQRFSIETARQKYYEVFRQLTSDRATSGTVQGSR; via the coding sequence ATGAATCGCCAGGGAAGCAAGCAGTCGCTAGTCGCCACGGTGGTGAAGGGGAACGAGCGGTCTCCGGCACCCCAGGAGAAGTCCGACGCGCCGATGGGCGATGTCCTGCCCTTGCGCCAGAAGGTCGCCTCCAAGCCCAAGCCACCCAAGCCGCCCGTGAAGCGTCAGCGCGCCTCGAGCACGATGGACGAGGCGGTGCAGATGCGGGAGCGGCTGCGCGAGATGGAGCGCAAGCTGACGCAGCTCCAGGCCACCAACAACTGGCTCCAGTCCGAGCTCAACGCGCGCGAGTTGCAGGTCCGCAACTACAGGACGCACCGCGCCTTCGAGTTCGCGCAGGAGCTGGTGGACATCAAGGATGATCCGACGCGGGCCTGGCGGCTGCCGCTGGCCATGGCGAAGCTGGCGGTGCCAAAGCCGGCCCGCAGGTGGCTGGACCAGAACGTGATGAACCCGGCACTGAAGGTGAGTGAGCGCCTCCTGGAGATCGCCCTGGAGCAGCCGCTGCGCAGCCTGCCGGATCCCCAGCCCCTGGTGGACGGGGCCTCGGCGCTCTACCGCAAGGTGGAGCGCAATGTCTTCGGCAATGCCCGCCTCGAGCCCAGCCGTGAGCGCTGGCCCGCGTCCCAGCCGCTCGTGTCGGTCATCATCCCGTGCTTCAACTACGGGCGCTTCCTGCCCGACGCGCTGGTGAGCCTCGACAAGCAGACGCTGCAGGACTTCGAGATCATCATCGTGGAGGGTGGCTCCACGGACGGCACCACCCAGGAGCAGGTGCTGGCGCTGGAGCACCGCAAGGTGCGGAAGATCTTCCAGCCCGAGCCCACGCTGGTGGGGGAGAACCGCCTCGCCGGGCTGCAGCAGGCGCGCGGCAAGTACATCGTCTTCCTGGACGCGGACGACATGCTCGCCCCCACGTACCTGGAGAAGGCGGTGATGGCGCTGGAGCTGCTGGGCGTGGACGTGGTCTACCCCTCCGTGCAGCTCTTCGGCCGTGAGAACCGCATCTGGGAGACGGCGGAGAAGTTCTCCCTGGCCGACCTGTGCAAGACCAACACGGTGGCCACCGTGGCGGTGTTCCGCTACGACACGTGGAAGTCGCGGAACATCGGCTACGGCAGCAACAAGGACGGCTCCATCGAGGACTGGGACTTCTGGCTGCGCTTCGCCGAGCGGGGCGCCCGGGGGTACAAGATCCGCGAGCCGCTGATGCTCTACCGCATCCACGGCAACAGCCTGTCGGACGCCATCAAGCCGAAGCTGGAGCAGGCCTACCGCAAGACGCTGGCGGCGCACCGGCGCTACCTGGGGCCTCGCCGCGTGGCGCGCATCACCCGCGAGCAGACCCAGCCCATCGAATCGCTGGGGCCCTCGCCGGACCTGTCGCGCGCCCTGCTGCCGGCGCGCACCTCGCTGCGCATCGCCCTGGCCCAGCCGTGGATGGTGATGGGCGGCTCCGACAGCCTCATGCTCCAGGTGTTCGCCACCTGCCACAGCGAGGACACGCGGCTCACCGTCTATTCCACCATCGACACGCCTCCCAGCATGGGCAGCTCGGCGGGGGCCTTCCAGCGCCTCACCGACGACGTCTTCGAGCTGTCCAAGGAGCTGCCCGACTCCGCTCACGACGAGGCCATCCTCCACCTGCTGCGCACGCGCCAGGTGAACGTGCTGATGCTCATCGGCTCGGCGCGGACGTACGATCTGCTGCCGCGCATCCGCCGGGAGCTGCCGCACATCCGGGTGGTGGACCACCTGTACAACACGGTGGGGCACCTGCAGAACAACCGCCGCCACGCGGGGGAGATCGACTTCCACATCGTCGCCAACGAGGAGGTGCGCGACGCGCTGCTGCAGGGGGGCGAGTCGCCCGAGCGCATCCGCATCATCCACCATGGCATCGACATGAAGCGCTTCTCGCAGGACACCGTGCCCTATGTGGCCGGAGGTCCTCCCCGGCTGGCGCTGGCGCCCGGTGAGCGGCTGGTCCTGTACTCGGGCCGCTTCTCCGAGGAGAAGGGCGTGCTGCGCTTCGTGGAGATCGTCCGCCGCATGCGGCGCGACAAGCACGTGCGCTTCGCGATGACGGGTGACGGGCCGCAGCGCGCGGAGGTGGAGGAGTTCATCAAGCGCCACGGACTGGCCGATCGCGTGGAGCTGCTGGGCATCGTGGAGGATGCGCGGCCCTACCTGCGCCGGGCGGACGTGGTGGTCATCCCCTCGGACGTGGAGGGGCTGCCGCTGGTGTGTCTGGAGTCGCTGGCGCTGGGCACGCCGGTGGTGGCGTCGAAGGTGGGGGCGCTGCCCGAGGTCATCCAGACGGGCCGCACGGGCTTCCTCGTGCCGCCCACGGACGTGGACGGGTTCGTGCGTGACATCCACGGCGCGCTGAGCCTGGA
- a CDS encoding glycosyltransferase family 4 protein, which produces MSPPRRDQRSAAPPLRAVHQLVPRLAWGDAVGNQVRYLRELLRGWGYPSEIYADQWDEECRAQVRPARDYPREADGDSLLLIHHSYESRLVPLVRRSPGRKALVYHNVTPARLLEGFERKVAAGCVAAREELLALQPLVECAFAYSRFSAEELVAGGFPHVSVIPFAVDWRAFDVAPDPTLRAELDDGHANILFVGRAVPSKGVDDVLRVFTAYQRLYQPRSRLLVAGYLNRDSAYGTWLLGLRDVLGPERVLLLGRVSAAQLSACFSVATAYLSMSRHEGFGVPLLESMYRGVPVVAYGAAAVPETMAGAGLATLSGDPVEVAQLLAVLERQPRLRARVVEAQRARLRGLEQDTVAAAVREALRPLLEGTFTRPAPSTTGHAVELVCPGFSAEPEAPMSQLTRRLMERLPRARVLSLQAGALLTSTAPAVDTTGADEVWRFSPDQPLPRGASSEPSGSSSLETAVCVSGAPAIFLGADTQVARDTMPRIGERAWGVTFSSQRPAGALDYGDRLLTVDPSRPDKAVGHITRVLDTHGDRHAR; this is translated from the coding sequence TTGAGCCCACCGCGACGAGATCAGCGCTCCGCCGCTCCCCCGCTTCGTGCCGTCCACCAGCTGGTCCCCCGGCTCGCCTGGGGCGATGCGGTGGGCAACCAGGTGCGCTACCTGCGCGAGCTGCTGCGCGGCTGGGGCTATCCCTCCGAAATCTACGCGGACCAGTGGGACGAGGAGTGCCGCGCCCAGGTCCGCCCGGCCCGGGACTACCCCCGAGAGGCGGATGGGGACTCGCTGCTGCTCATCCACCACAGCTACGAGTCGCGGCTCGTCCCGCTCGTCAGGCGCTCGCCCGGCCGCAAGGCGCTCGTGTACCACAACGTGACGCCCGCCCGGCTGCTCGAGGGCTTCGAGCGCAAGGTGGCGGCCGGCTGCGTGGCGGCTCGGGAGGAGCTGCTCGCCCTCCAGCCGCTCGTGGAGTGCGCGTTCGCCTACTCGCGCTTCAGCGCCGAGGAGCTGGTGGCGGGCGGCTTCCCCCACGTCTCCGTCATCCCCTTCGCGGTGGACTGGCGCGCCTTCGACGTGGCGCCCGACCCCACCCTGCGCGCCGAGCTGGACGATGGCCACGCCAACATCCTCTTCGTGGGCCGCGCGGTGCCCAGCAAGGGCGTGGATGACGTGCTGCGCGTCTTCACCGCGTACCAGCGTCTGTACCAGCCGCGCAGCCGCCTGCTGGTGGCCGGTTACCTCAACCGCGACTCGGCCTATGGAACGTGGCTGCTCGGGCTGAGGGACGTGCTCGGCCCGGAGCGGGTGCTGCTGCTGGGACGGGTGAGCGCGGCACAGCTCTCCGCCTGCTTCTCCGTGGCCACCGCGTACCTGTCCATGAGCCGGCACGAGGGCTTCGGCGTGCCCCTCCTGGAGTCCATGTACCGGGGCGTGCCCGTGGTGGCGTACGGCGCGGCGGCCGTGCCCGAGACGATGGCCGGTGCGGGACTCGCCACCTTGTCGGGAGACCCCGTCGAGGTGGCCCAGCTCCTCGCGGTGCTGGAGCGCCAGCCCCGACTGCGCGCCCGGGTGGTGGAGGCCCAGCGCGCCCGGTTGCGAGGCCTCGAACAGGACACCGTCGCCGCCGCCGTGCGCGAGGCCCTGCGTCCGCTCCTGGAGGGGACGTTCACCCGCCCTGCCCCCTCCACCACGGGCCACGCGGTGGAGCTGGTGTGTCCCGGTTTCTCGGCGGAGCCAGAGGCGCCCATGTCCCAGCTCACGCGGCGGCTGATGGAGCGGCTCCCGAGGGCACGCGTGCTCTCGCTCCAGGCGGGCGCGCTGCTCACCTCCACCGCTCCCGCCGTGGATACCACTGGAGCCGACGAGGTGTGGCGCTTCAGCCCCGACCAGCCCTTGCCGCGTGGAGCATCCAGCGAGCCGTCAGGCTCCTCGTCCCTGGAGACCGCCGTGTGTGTCTCGGGAGCGCCGGCCATCTTCCTGGGCGCGGACACGCAGGTGGCGCGCGACACGATGCCTCGGATCGGCGAGCGCGCGTGGGGCGTCACCTTCTCCTCACAACGCCCGGCGGGAGCCCTGGATTACGGTGACCGGTTGCTCACCGTGGATCCCTCCCGGCCCGATAAGGCCGTCGGGCACATCACCCGTGTTCTCGATACTCACGGAGACCGCCATGCGCGCTGA
- a CDS encoding ABC transporter ATP-binding protein has product MQESMDAIVIRDVVKSFRKRTIRGEYTTFKSELLRWIRGQRQPEEARLITALRGIDLTIPRGKTMGILGRNGSGKSTLLKIITGIYAPTSGSIQINGRISALLDLGAGFHPDFSGRENILINGIILGMSRAEVRARMDEIIAFSELGEFIDEPVRTYSSGMYMRLAFAVATHVDPDILIIDEILAVGDEHFSKKSLAKMTEFKRQGKTIVLVTHDLNTVATWCDSAAWLDGGRIREVGEPAKVIRHYQQALRLAEAQGSPLLAPALSPGGGALPEIQGADVAAAVASEASAANAAPVIPPVEIHSLDLVAPRGDTGVVVDTEQGMEVRIGFSSRAQVSDVGFAVDIRRDDGTQVYGTSTFLEKVELPSPLPERGTVRFVIERVGLSPGRYSLGVSARSSGGTVHATSGQPSAFEVRSPIADEGLVRPPHRWVVERAEPLAEPLRSTAS; this is encoded by the coding sequence ATGCAGGAATCCATGGACGCCATCGTCATCCGTGACGTCGTGAAGAGCTTCCGGAAGCGGACCATCCGGGGCGAGTACACGACGTTCAAGTCCGAGCTGCTGCGCTGGATTCGCGGGCAGCGCCAGCCCGAGGAGGCGCGGCTCATCACCGCGCTGCGCGGGATCGATCTCACCATTCCCCGGGGAAAGACCATGGGGATCCTCGGGCGCAACGGCTCGGGGAAGAGCACGCTGCTGAAGATCATCACCGGCATCTACGCGCCCACGTCGGGCTCCATCCAGATCAACGGGCGGATTTCGGCGCTGTTGGACCTGGGGGCGGGCTTCCACCCGGACTTCTCCGGGCGGGAGAACATCCTCATCAACGGCATCATCCTGGGCATGAGCCGCGCCGAGGTGCGCGCGCGCATGGATGAGATCATCGCCTTCAGCGAGCTGGGCGAGTTCATCGACGAGCCGGTGCGCACCTACTCCAGCGGCATGTACATGCGCCTGGCGTTCGCGGTGGCCACGCACGTGGACCCGGACATCCTCATCATCGACGAGATCCTCGCCGTGGGCGACGAGCACTTCAGCAAGAAGAGCCTCGCCAAGATGACGGAGTTCAAGCGGCAGGGGAAGACGATCGTCCTGGTGACGCACGACCTGAACACGGTGGCCACGTGGTGCGACAGCGCGGCGTGGCTGGACGGTGGGCGCATCCGCGAGGTGGGCGAGCCCGCCAAGGTCATCCGTCACTACCAGCAGGCGCTGCGGTTGGCCGAGGCCCAGGGCTCTCCGCTCCTGGCCCCGGCGCTCAGCCCGGGCGGAGGCGCGCTGCCGGAGATCCAGGGCGCCGACGTGGCCGCGGCGGTGGCCTCCGAGGCTTCCGCGGCGAACGCGGCGCCCGTGATTCCTCCGGTGGAGATCCACTCGTTGGACCTGGTGGCGCCCCGGGGCGATACGGGCGTGGTGGTGGACACCGAGCAGGGCATGGAGGTGCGCATCGGCTTCTCCTCCCGGGCGCAGGTGTCGGACGTGGGCTTCGCGGTGGACATCCGGCGCGACGACGGCACGCAGGTGTACGGGACGAGCACCTTCCTGGAGAAGGTGGAGCTGCCCAGCCCGCTGCCGGAGCGCGGGACGGTGCGGTTCGTCATCGAGCGCGTGGGCCTGTCGCCGGGCCGGTACTCCCTGGGCGTGTCGGCCCGCTCGTCCGGTGGCACGGTGCACGCCACCTCCGGACAGCCGAGTGCCTTCGAGGTGCGCTCGCCCATCGCGGACGAGGGGCTGGTGCGCCCGCCGCACCGGTGGGTCGTCGAGCGGGCCGAGCCGCTGGCGGAGCCCCTGCGCAGCACGGCCTCGTGA
- a CDS encoding glycosyltransferase family A protein, whose translation MESEVPLHTWVLEQVGAGARVLLLARDEVLAERLVSAGCTVLDMAGASESDSPLTEMLGWLAPSHVVLSGDGGPSALEETLRAVAQAVPSATLLVGARNAASSTALLETLSGQAPAVLGATEESLSRCFSSLGLKVLARRAVPCQPRTTALAAGTEAALRGLLAQLSPTTEAEVLLYALAPSGVPEESPAPALVPELLSVVLWAGEAQARPLLDEALFSLACQEQHPLEVVLVTPSKDEAARELLERYQAIGGYTFQLVEAEAPVAFAEGTCHARGQYVAFLDAACVVYPDHYVKLVQALRDGSAAWAVSRARRTPVQGSERFVSHKRPLPLGEHLEPTHLHQEPSLLFALVVDRSRLGPFRLERAAERAAELTLRLTALFEPTFLGSIASCEQRFTGTEKEGPAGPPPELRMLTSLGAVEDRVERARADGASAKGMRHRVIDELNNRFREGAPRLHGALKSLAGRLVRS comes from the coding sequence ATGGAGTCGGAGGTGCCGCTGCACACCTGGGTGCTGGAGCAGGTGGGGGCGGGAGCGCGGGTGTTGCTGCTCGCGCGCGACGAGGTGCTGGCGGAGCGGCTCGTGTCCGCCGGGTGCACCGTCCTGGACATGGCCGGGGCCTCGGAGTCGGACAGCCCGCTGACGGAGATGCTGGGCTGGCTGGCCCCGAGTCACGTGGTGTTGTCCGGTGACGGGGGCCCATCGGCTCTCGAGGAGACACTGCGGGCCGTCGCCCAGGCCGTGCCCTCCGCGACGCTGCTGGTGGGCGCGCGCAACGCCGCCTCCTCGACCGCGCTGCTGGAGACGCTCTCGGGCCAGGCCCCGGCGGTACTCGGCGCCACCGAGGAGTCCCTGTCGCGTTGCTTCTCCTCGCTCGGATTGAAGGTGCTGGCGCGGCGCGCGGTGCCCTGCCAGCCCCGGACGACGGCGCTCGCCGCCGGGACGGAGGCCGCGCTGAGGGGGCTCCTCGCTCAGCTCTCCCCCACCACGGAGGCGGAGGTGCTGCTCTACGCGCTCGCGCCCTCCGGTGTGCCCGAGGAGTCGCCCGCGCCGGCTCTTGTCCCCGAGCTGCTCAGCGTGGTGCTGTGGGCCGGCGAGGCCCAGGCGCGCCCGCTGCTCGACGAAGCCCTCTTCTCGCTCGCGTGCCAGGAACAACATCCGCTGGAGGTCGTCCTCGTCACTCCCTCGAAGGACGAGGCCGCGCGCGAGCTGCTGGAGCGCTACCAGGCCATCGGTGGCTACACGTTCCAGCTCGTCGAAGCGGAGGCCCCGGTGGCGTTCGCCGAGGGAACCTGCCACGCACGCGGCCAGTACGTGGCCTTCCTCGATGCGGCCTGCGTCGTCTACCCGGACCACTACGTGAAGCTCGTCCAGGCGCTGCGGGACGGCTCGGCCGCGTGGGCGGTGTCACGCGCACGGCGGACGCCCGTCCAGGGCTCGGAGCGGTTCGTGAGCCACAAGCGGCCACTGCCGCTGGGTGAGCACCTCGAGCCGACGCACCTGCACCAGGAGCCGTCCCTGCTGTTCGCCCTGGTGGTGGACCGTTCGCGCCTGGGGCCATTCCGTCTGGAGCGTGCCGCGGAGCGTGCCGCGGAGCTGACCCTGCGCCTCACAGCGCTCTTCGAGCCCACCTTCCTGGGGAGTATTGCCTCCTGCGAGCAGCGCTTCACCGGTACCGAGAAGGAAGGGCCGGCGGGACCGCCCCCCGAACTGCGCATGCTCACGTCCCTGGGGGCCGTGGAGGACCGGGTGGAGCGGGCGCGTGCCGATGGCGCGAGCGCGAAGGGCATGCGCCACCGTGTCATCGATGAGCTGAACAACCGGTTCCGCGAAGGTGCGCCGCGACTGCACGGCGCGCTGAAGTCCCTCGCGGGCCGGCTGGTCCGGTCTTAG
- a CDS encoding glycosyltransferase, whose product MKIAFLAGDVGNISGGANVIIEYAWRLRALGHEVVLVTHRPVRISSPPWHPRLPELRFQTFTEAARERFDFVFATWWLTWFDLWRLDSAVYGYLNQSLESRFRPEGHLKHLNRITYSLPLLFVTEARWLAEFIRTVQPAGQVLYVRNGLSREHFPCVEAPAPRTGPLRVLVEGPWGIDFKGVAETFALLEEARPRVDLEVGWLSSSSGGQVPVVGGQPVRVHERIPIDRVREVYQRYDVMLKLSRVEGMFGPPLEMFSQGGTAITYTVTGSDEYMVHGENALLVPPHDRRQLPRYLEVLSASPAYLDRLRAAALRTARAFPDWETSIGQFDSELRRLHGEGLRNEHLRPALTAMATMKEHWLDEVRHVAEVSLDAGPGERLLLERYRKLKQNPGIEAVKRLVPDSLKHSVRAFFTRRLE is encoded by the coding sequence ATGAAGATCGCCTTCCTGGCCGGTGACGTCGGCAACATCTCGGGCGGAGCCAACGTCATCATCGAGTACGCGTGGCGGCTGCGGGCGCTCGGCCACGAGGTGGTGCTCGTCACCCACCGGCCGGTGCGCATCTCCTCGCCGCCCTGGCACCCGAGGCTGCCGGAGCTGCGCTTCCAGACCTTCACCGAGGCGGCGCGCGAGCGCTTCGACTTCGTCTTCGCCACCTGGTGGCTCACCTGGTTCGACCTGTGGCGACTGGACAGCGCCGTCTACGGCTACCTGAACCAGAGCCTCGAATCGCGCTTCCGGCCGGAAGGACACCTCAAGCACCTCAACCGCATCACCTACTCGCTGCCGCTGCTCTTCGTCACGGAGGCTCGGTGGCTCGCCGAGTTCATCCGGACCGTACAGCCGGCGGGACAGGTGCTCTACGTGCGCAACGGGCTGAGCCGCGAGCACTTCCCCTGTGTCGAGGCCCCCGCGCCGCGCACCGGTCCGCTCCGGGTGCTCGTGGAAGGTCCCTGGGGCATCGACTTCAAGGGAGTGGCCGAGACCTTCGCGCTGCTCGAGGAGGCCCGCCCCCGGGTGGACCTCGAGGTGGGCTGGCTCTCGTCGAGCAGCGGTGGACAGGTACCCGTGGTGGGAGGACAGCCCGTCCGGGTGCACGAGCGCATCCCCATCGACCGGGTCCGCGAGGTGTACCAGCGGTACGACGTGATGCTGAAGCTGTCCCGGGTCGAGGGCATGTTCGGCCCGCCGCTGGAGATGTTCTCCCAGGGCGGCACGGCCATCACCTACACCGTCACCGGCTCCGACGAGTACATGGTGCACGGTGAGAACGCGCTCCTGGTGCCGCCCCATGACCGGCGGCAGCTCCCGCGCTACCTGGAGGTGCTGTCGGCCTCGCCCGCGTACCTCGACCGCCTGCGCGCCGCGGCCCTGCGCACCGCCCGCGCCTTCCCGGACTGGGAGACCAGCATCGGTCAGTTCGACAGCGAGCTGCGGCGGCTCCACGGCGAGGGGCTGCGCAACGAGCACCTCCGCCCCGCGCTCACCGCGATGGCGACGATGAAGGAGCACTGGCTCGACGAGGTCCGGCACGTGGCGGAGGTCTCGCTGGACGCCGGACCCGGTGAGCGGCTGCTGCTCGAACGCTACCGGAAGCTCAAGCAAAACCCGGGCATCGAGGCCGTGAAGCGGCTGGTGCCGGACTCCTTGAAGCACTCCGTGCGCGCGTTCTTCACCCGGAGGTTGGAATGA
- a CDS encoding glycosyltransferase family 2 protein, with product MKRQVDGVRLGVVLYRNSRHELSRLVASFGLCRRSPGTPPFEVMWLDNSPDESLREVLAELAPGSDYRHSGGNLGFGVAHNRMMARVFAEPGVGHYVCVNPDAVLHPDCVRELVAEARRHARTGLVEARMFPDEHPKPYDAVTHETPWCSGCVLLITRELYGAVAGFDERFFMYCEDVDLSWRARAAGFSTHVAPLALAHHYTVTREVSPRREQSVRRSGALLGAKYGDAEFTESCLKEYAALGGPPFPRPTVERPSRALARVADFSHRFDFAGSRW from the coding sequence GTGAAGCGGCAAGTCGACGGCGTCCGACTGGGCGTCGTGCTGTACCGGAACTCCCGCCACGAGCTGTCGCGGCTGGTGGCCTCGTTCGGGCTGTGCCGGCGCTCGCCGGGCACGCCCCCGTTCGAGGTGATGTGGCTGGACAACTCGCCGGACGAGTCGCTGCGCGAGGTGCTGGCGGAGCTGGCGCCGGGCAGCGACTACCGGCACTCGGGCGGCAACCTGGGCTTCGGCGTGGCGCACAACCGGATGATGGCGCGGGTCTTCGCCGAGCCCGGGGTGGGCCACTACGTGTGCGTCAACCCCGACGCGGTGCTGCACCCGGACTGCGTCCGCGAGCTGGTGGCCGAGGCTCGCCGCCACGCGCGCACGGGACTGGTGGAAGCCCGCATGTTCCCGGACGAGCACCCCAAGCCCTATGACGCCGTCACGCACGAGACGCCCTGGTGCTCGGGCTGCGTGCTGCTCATCACCCGGGAGCTGTACGGGGCCGTGGCCGGCTTCGACGAGCGCTTCTTCATGTACTGCGAGGACGTGGACCTGTCCTGGCGGGCCCGGGCGGCGGGTTTCTCCACGCATGTGGCGCCCCTGGCACTGGCCCACCACTACACGGTGACGCGCGAGGTGAGCCCCCGGCGGGAGCAGAGCGTGCGCCGCAGCGGTGCGCTGCTCGGCGCGAAGTATGGCGACGCGGAGTTCACCGAGAGCTGCCTGAAGGAGTACGCCGCCCTGGGCGGGCCGCCGTTCCCCAGGCCCACCGTGGAACGTCCGTCCCGAGCACTCGCCCGGGTGGCGGACTTCTCCCATCGCTTCGATTTCGCGGGGTCACGCTGGTGA
- a CDS encoding SDR family oxidoreductase — MRILVTGANGLVGSRTCHLLVEQGHEVVGLGRGERRATGSWRYVPCELTREQEVSAAFADASPEVVIHCGSMTEVDACEREPELAFAANVDATAYVARASRRAGAHLVHVSTDYVFDGEAGPYDVEALPNPRGVYSVTKHMGEQAARVLAPGCAIARTAVVYGWPPVAGRLNFGAWLLTTLEKGQPVRLFEDQFVSPSYAENVAAMVAELGVRRLGGIWHTCGAEVLSRVHFGRAFCEVFGFDVGLIVPVKLAELKLPAPRPLRSGLRVDKTRHELKARPLGLAESLTRFHADWRRTRG; from the coding sequence ATGCGAATCCTGGTGACTGGAGCCAACGGGCTGGTGGGGAGCAGGACGTGCCATCTGCTGGTGGAGCAGGGGCACGAGGTGGTGGGGCTCGGGCGGGGCGAGCGCCGCGCGACCGGGAGCTGGCGGTACGTGCCCTGCGAGCTCACCCGGGAGCAGGAGGTGTCCGCCGCCTTCGCGGACGCGTCCCCCGAGGTCGTCATCCACTGTGGCTCCATGACGGAGGTGGATGCGTGCGAGCGGGAGCCGGAGCTGGCCTTCGCGGCCAACGTGGACGCGACGGCCTACGTGGCCCGGGCCTCGCGCAGGGCGGGGGCGCATCTGGTGCACGTCTCCACGGACTACGTCTTCGACGGCGAGGCGGGCCCCTATGACGTGGAGGCCCTCCCCAATCCGCGGGGCGTGTACTCCGTCACCAAGCACATGGGCGAGCAGGCCGCCCGGGTGCTCGCGCCCGGCTGTGCCATCGCCCGGACGGCGGTGGTGTACGGCTGGCCTCCGGTGGCGGGCCGCCTCAACTTCGGGGCCTGGTTGCTGACCACGCTGGAGAAGGGCCAGCCCGTCCGCCTCTTCGAGGATCAGTTCGTCTCACCCAGCTACGCGGAGAACGTGGCCGCCATGGTGGCGGAGCTGGGCGTGCGCCGGCTCGGAGGCATCTGGCACACGTGTGGCGCCGAGGTGCTCAGCCGCGTGCACTTCGGCCGGGCGTTCTGCGAGGTGTTCGGCTTCGACGTGGGGCTCATCGTCCCGGTGAAGCTGGCCGAGCTGAAGCTGCCCGCGCCTCGCCCCCTGCGCTCGGGGCTGCGGGTGGACAAGACCCGGCACGAGCTGAAGGCCCGCCCCCTGGGGCTGGCCGAGTCGCTCACTCGCTTCCACGCGGACTGGCGGCGCACTCGGGGTTGA